The genomic stretch CATACATCTTGATAGTTACCTGAATCAGCTCCCTTAAGGTTTGAACTCCAAGACCAAATGTAAGGTGTCCAAGTAAGCCAACCATTGTGCTTAGCATGAAGTGTAATATTAAGGCTTGATGGTAAATAATAATAGTTAACTTCAGCCTTACCGAAAGGAATATAGCCTGAAACTCTTGGAGTTCTGCTAGTATCAACTTTATAGCCAACAACCTTAAATGCTTTTGAATCATATGTGCTACCAACTCTGCCTGTATATACCACTGAGTCAGCAAGTTTCTTCTGAACACCATTATCATCAGTATAATAATGATTTACTGTTACCTTACCTGTTGAAACAGGTTTCTTAACCATAGCTTTCGCTAACATTACTGTATCCTTAATGTCAAATTTATAATCATAATTAAGGTCAAGAGTTTTCTCATCAACTGTTGGTGTTTTAAGTTTAGCAACATACTTCTGTAGAAGTGCTAAATCCTTTACATTTACTTTGCCGTCACCATTGAAGTCTGCATTCTTAATTGACTCAGGGATGTAGTCGGTGTAGTAGTATGTAACTTCCTTAGTAGAAGAATCGAACTTGCCTTCTGCATCGCCTTTTATATTGCTTAATACATAAGTATCAGGTACGCCTACACTTGGAACTGTTACATAACCTGAACCGATTGGTCCTTGAAGAACTACTGAATCCTCAAGTTTTTCGCCAGTTCCTTCATAAACGTAGTTAACCTTTACTTTACCGTTTGAAGAATGAATACCTGTTGATTCATAACTTGCTTTGTCAACAGCAACAATAGCTGAATAGCCAGGAACTGTAAATGTAGATCCTGTTACTTCGCCGAGAGAATCAAGACCTGCTGATTCACCGTTAGCAATAATAACCCAATCTGTTACAGATGTGTCAGCAAGAGTTACATCAGCCGGTGTCCTTGCACTGTTATAAATAACAGCCATCTTATTCCATTCACCATCAACATCATTTGTAACTGTAAAAGAAATTAGGTTTGTAGCTGCATTTACCTTATTTGTGAAAACGAAATTATTTGCGTAAGAGGTATCCATAGCAGTAAGAGGGGAGAATGCAGATTTAATTTGCATCATACCATTATAGTAAGACACTACATCAGCATTATCAACAATATTTTTCCATTTAATCATGTTAGCCTGAGCATCTGATTTGTTACTATTTGTGTCCCCACCTTTTGAACGAGCCATTTCTTCACCTGCAAGAGTGAATGATATACCTTGTGATGTGTAGATAATTGCACCTGCAAGTTTATTCATTTTTATAGCATTAGAATTTCTTGTACCATAACTTGCAAGACCGGTAGAACCAAGAATTTGGTCATATAGGGTTGCATTTTCGTGACTAGAATCATAGGTTATACATTGTGAAGGAGCTTGAGCTTTCCACCTGTATGTACCCGAACTGTTAGCACGAATACCGTAACCTACACCCTTTGCAGATAATTTTGCACCTTGAATGAAACCTGAGTTTTTGATATTATTTGCATCGCCTTTTATACCATCACGCATTGAATCATTGAAGATACCAATTCTGTCGCTAAGTCTAGTTGAATTAGATTGAATTGCAGGATAGAACTTTGTACCTGAGCATGTGTTAGTAGGGTGGTAGGAGTCACCATTCATCCAACCTTCACCCCACATAGTGATTCTTGGGTCAATTTTGTCAAGGACTTCTCTTGCCATATTCATTGTTTCAACATCCATAACACCCATAAGGTCAAAATTAAAACCATCAATATGGTATTCATTTACCCAATATTTTAGGGAATCAATTATGTACTGTCTGTACATTGCACGTTCTGTTGCACCTTCGTTACCATAACCTGAACCATTAGAGAATGCACCGGTTGTTGTCATTCGGTAATAATAGTTTGGAACTGTTTTTTGAAAGCATGTATCTGTTGAATAAGTGTGATTGTAAACAACATCCATTACAACTGAAATACCGGCATCATGAAGAGCCTTTATCATTTCTTTACACTCTTTAATTCTTACATTACCGTCATATGGGTTTGAAGAATATGAACCTTCAGGAACATTGAAATTCTGTGGGTCATAGCCTAAGCTATACTGAGTATCATCACCTGCTTCATTCACTGTCTGGAAGTCATTGAATGGATTGAGTTGCACTGTTGTTACTCCAAGATTTTTAAGGTAATCTATACATGTTGAAACCTTACCTTCACCGTTAAGAGTTGTACCGTTTTCTGTGAAAGCAAGATACTTACCTCTGTTAGCATCACTTACACCTGAAGATTTGTCATAAGAGAAGTCTTTTATATGAAGTTCCCATACTGAAGACTGTGTTGACTTGTCAAGAAGAACATGACTATCCTTTGACCAACCATCAGGATCTGTATCATTAAGGTCAACAATCATTGAGCGTTTACCGTTTACGCCAACGGCTCTTGAATATGCATCCTGTGTTTCATAAGTTTTAGTAACATCAGAACCTAAGTGTGTTGTATCAGTGGTTGTGATTGAGTATGTGTAATACAATTCCTTCCATTCACCCACAAGTTTAAGTGTCCATACACCATTCCATTCGCCGTTAACAAGCATTTTTTCAAGTACAAATGTGCCAATATCATGTGCACCTTGTTCATCATCAGAACCCGTTGCATAGATATTAACTTTTACATCGGTTGCAGTAGGCGACCATACTTTGAAAGTTGTAGCCTCTTTTGTGTAAGTTACACCTAGATCATCACCGGAGTAAGCATACTCTGCATCAATGTCTTCTGCAGCTTTTGTGTAAGAATTATCTCTTGCGTAACTAGATGAAACAGAAGAGATTTCATCTGTTGCAGCTGCAAAGCTTGATACAACTACTGTTGACACTAGCATACAAATTGCAAGTATTGCAGAAATAACCTTTTTGTAGTTTTCATAGAATTATCCTCCTTTATTATTTATTTCACGAACCATTTTTCATCTTTAATATATCATATATTTGAACAGAATACAAGTAAAATTTACATGCATATACAAAATATTTTTAATATTATATATAAAAATAGAAATCAAAGTGCAAAAATCTTATTAAAATTTTATAAATAAATATTTTTCAGACAGTAGAAACGGTCAAAACTATCATTTTGAAAAAGGTACATATACTTTCTCAAATGGTAATATGACTAAGATTGCAGACTAATACTTTTTATATTCCTCATATAAATATAAAATTACTACGAAAAAATACCACCTTCAATTTGAAGGTGGTATTTGCTATTATTATAAATTAATATCAAACATTGATAAAAGTTTTTTAAATGTATCTTGTCCATCAAGACAAGTACCTCTTAAATATCCTTTTTCAGTTTCCCACATTGATAGACCACGGTAATAGAACATCTTTTTTGAATCCTCAATAATAAAAGGCACAATGCCAAACCGTAAGCACTCTTTAAACGCAATTAAACGACCAACTCTACCGTTACCATCTTGGAATGGATGTATTCGTTCAAAATCATAATGAAATTGGATAATATCATCTATTGTAACAGATTTTAGAGATTCATATTTAGTAAGTAAATTTATAATTTTACTGTGAACTTCTTTTGGTTTTGCTGTCTCACGACCACCAACAACATTTGCTCTTTTCTTGTAGTCACCTACTGCAAACCATTCTAAAGATGAATCTCTTGTGCTTTGTTTGAGAATATAGTGTAACCTTTTGATAATATCTTCAGTTAGTGTTTTTTCTGCATTATCAATCACAAAATCAATAGCACGAAAATGATTTACTGTTTCAATAACATCATCAACAGGAACGCCATCACCAACATTTATGGTATTCGTTTCAAATATCATTCTTGTTTGGTCTTCACTTAGTTTACTGCCTTCTATGTGGTTTGAGTTATAAGTCATACGAATTTGAAGTTCGTGATATAAACCACCTGATAGACGAATACTTTTTTCATCACGAAGTATTTGTAATAATGGATTGTCAGTTATATTACGATACAATGAGTTTACTTCACATTCTAAAAATGAAGCAATCTTTTTAAGAACATTATCAGCTATTTTTTCACCATGACCGATTTTAGCAATAGTTCTTGATGATATGCCAAGTTCTTTTGTAAGGTCGGTTTTTGTATGTCCTTTTTCTTTTAGTATTTCAATTAGTCCTGTATATGAAATCATATTATCAACTCTTTTCCTTTACTTATTATAACCAATTTTAATAGAAAAGTAAAGGTTTGATAAGAACAAGTAAAGGTGAAATGCTAAATTAAATATATTTAAAACAGTTAGACCTCCTTGTTGTAACAAGGAGGTCGTTTGATGTTATATGTACTTTTACATCACACAACACAAAAGTCAAATGAAGTTGTGAACTTATTGTTATTACAATCTAAATCTAAGTGACCGTCATATTTCTTCAAAGTTTCTTCAACAGAAGAAAGTCCCAAACCATGATTGTCCTTATCATCTTTAGAAGTGACAACTTTATTGTCCTTAATAGCTACCTCTGTTTTAGTAGGATTGGTAACTGTAATAAACAGATAATCCTTTTTCTTATAAACATCAATATTTATTTCCTTGGCAATATTATCATCAACTTTTTCTACTGCCTCAATAGCATTGTCAAGAATGTTACCGAAGATAATGCATAAGTCAGTATTACTGATTTTAGTTTGAGGGATAAGTCCCGTAAACTTAATTGTAATACCCTTGTCCTTAACTTTCATAGCTTTATCAGACAGAATAGCATTTATAATTGAATTACCTGTTTGATAAAGTGTGTAGTCAATATCAAGCAGTTCATCACAGTCAGCCACATATTTTTTAGCACCGTCAGTATCTTTGTTGTTAAGTAATGACATTAAGCCTATTTTCATATTCTTATAGTTATGACGGAACTTTCTTAGTTCATTGTCGGTTTTTTCTACTTGTTCATAGTGCTTAACCTGTTCGGTTAATCTAACATCCATAATGTTGCTTAGGTTTTCATAATATGACTTTTTCTTAATATTTCTAATTAGCATAAAAATTAAAAGCCCTGAACCAAAGATAATTAAGTATAGAAAGAATGAATATGCTAGTAATAATTCTCTAGGTTGATATGAAAGATAGTCATTAATAAAAGTATAAAAACAAAATAATGCCCATAGAAAAACTAATAAAATTACCTTAACTTTTGTTGATAATAATTTCATTATTCCAACAATATCAATCTTTTTAGTCATTTTTATAACTAATAATATAGAGATTATCATAGTTAAACAATAAGCCTCATCTTCTAAAGCAAGTATAGTGCCATCCATTATAAAATAAATAAAACCAAATATAAAATAAGCCAAGACAGTAGTCAACAATGATGTGTATAAGACTACTGTTTTTTTCACATCTTTTGTACAAAGAATAGGCAACAAAATGTACTCTAATCCAACTCCAAAAATATATTTATAGTCAAACTTGCCAATAAGCAAATAAAAACATATTACGAAAGTAGCTATCGGTACAATAATAAATCTCTTAGTAAATTTAACATCCATTACATAATGTAATACAAACCATATAATCGTGGAAATGCATGTGAATTCCACAAAACAATCTAATTCCATAAATTACTCCTTTAAATAATTGTAGTAAGCCTCTTTAAAATCGGCTGTGTATTTTCTGCTGACAGGTATCTCATAGTCATAACCGGTAACATTTAGGGAAGAAAAGTCCCTTCTTGTAATATACCTAAAGCTTACGATAAATGACTTATGTACCCTAAAAAAGTCGGTATGAGGTAACGACTCAAAGATAGAGGATAAAGGTGTCTTAGTTTCAATAATATTATTGTCAGATAAGTGAATAGATGTAACTCTGTTTTGTGACTCAATAAAAACTATATCATCAGTATCAACAGTTATATAACTTCTGTCAGATTTTACAGAAATACTTTTGCCTGTACTCATACGCTTTCTATAGTCATCAAGTGCATTATAAAGTCCATCCCAAAGAGTGCTTTTTAATACAAATCTATATGTATCCACAGAATAAGCGTCAATAGATATTTCACCGTAATTAGTAAGAAAGATAATACAAGCAAATTCATTAATCCCATTACGCAACTGTCTTGCAGTTTCCAGACCATCAATTTTATCCATTTGGTAGTCAAGGATAATAATATCATATTTAATATTAGAATTAATCAAATTACTTCCAACGGTGTATTCATCTACTACCGGCTCTAAATTGTGGTTATTTGAATATTCATAAATTTTACTTTTTAATTGGGACAAAAATAATGCCTCATCATCACATATTGCTATTCTCATACTTTACCTCATATTTATCTTTTGGCTATATTATACCATCTTTTCCTTAACAAATAAAGTAGTCTATTGTGCATTTGCGTCAATTTTTTATACCTGTTGTACCAAAAGTTAAAAAATCACCGTCCAAAAGATTATACTGTAAATGTCATCAAGACAAACCATTTAATAATTTTTGTTTTATACTGTGAAGTATCATTTATATTTTACAGTGTAATATAAAATTTATAGGGAAGGAGGTTATATAAATGTCAATACTTAAAAGAAAAGTTGCTAAGGTAGCATCTGTGTTGTAAATAGATATGACCCGTTTTAGGGTAAAAATAAAATATGATTTAATATTTCGCTTGTTTTACTGACTTTTTGATTATGAATTATCAGTTAATGGATTTCAATTCTAACTTTTCACTCAATAACTGCATTGGACTTTTGTATTCAAGTGTTCTCATTGTCTTGTTATTACTCCATTCTAAATGTCCTTTTAACTTTGTATTTAATTCTTCAATATTTTTGAATGTTTCCCAATCATAGAAATATCTTTGGTCGTTTCTATGACTTCTTTCTACCTTCCCATTGTGCCAAGGTGTTCGTGGTGGTATTAATTTATGATTTATACCTAATTTGTTCAATTCTATTTCAAAAGGACTTTTCACTTCACTGCTTTGATATTTATATGTGAACTCTCTTCCGTTATCTGTTTGAACCGTTTTATTTTAAACGGAAATTCTTTTAATAACATTTTCAAGAATTTAGTTGAGTTTTCCGGTGTATGTTCTTCAAACCCATATACAAATCTCATTCTTGTACATTCATCTATTGCAGTCCATTGATAAAATGCTTTCCGTCCCTTAAAGCCTTGCCTCTTAAGCAATTGTATGGCACTTCTTTTACATCTATCTGCACCTTTTCTCCAGGTATTAACAGCTCCGGATATCTTCTATGATTACGGCTCTTTTCTTGGTCTTTTTATATTTTACTAAGCCCATTCTTTTTGCAGCATATATCATTCCTGAATAGCTTCTTGTATATCCTTTTCTCTTTAAATCACTGTATACTCCATCCCATCCATATCTTTCATAGCACTTTTAAAAGAATTTCTAATTTGTCTTTCTTCTCTTTTTGTGTGTCTGTTGGGATGACTATGTGGTCTGCGTGATTTAGGCAATAGCGATTGCCAGGTACCGTCATATTGTTTACACCATCTCTTTACGCTTGAAAGACTTACACCGTACACTCTACTTGCTTCGCTTTTCCTTTTCTTAGTGCGTATTTTACTATGGCTTGCTTTTTCTTTGCTTCTTGTGTTATTATATTCATGAGGAGTACTTCTTTCTTAGGTTAATGTTTTTGAGCGATTCCATTATACCATATTTTGAAGTTACTCCTCTTTTTTATTGGGTCATATCATTTTAGCACATACATAAAAGAAAAGTTGCTAAGGTAGCAGTTATATTTATGACAGTAGCTATGACTATTGTACCATTAAATGCTTTTGCTGCAAGCCAAGTACAAAGACCTACTTACCAAAATAAAACAGTGTACTGTTCTTTAGATTGTACATTCACAAGTGGTGCTGATAATGGTATAGCTACTTCTGAATGGTCAGGTAAAAAAGGTTACACTCTTAAGACTGTTTTATGGCAACGCCCAATATTTTCTAGTGAATATACAAAGCTAGGAATGTCTATTGGCGCAACTAAAGCTCAAGTTAATAGAAGTAAATCCGGTGTTTATGAGTTTATGTCAAAGCATTATGGTCGTGTAGGCAATAATGATAAAAAGAACACTAGAATTGCCGTATTGCTGGAAACATAACTATTAGTTAGCTATTTTAATTGGGTATGCGAATATTAATATAGTGATTTATATATTTGCATACCCTCCACTATTAAAGGAGATGTTAAGTTTATGAAATTAATTATGTCAAGAATAAAGAATTCTCCCTTGCTTTCATGCCTTTTGGTTTTCGGATTAGTAACATCTATCCTTTTAATATCAATAGGCACTAGCTTTGTATCAAGTTTATTTTATGGAGAAAAGACAATAGATAAGAATATTGCACCTAATGGCGAAGGTTATACACTTGATGGAAATTTGAAAAAAGATTGTAATAATGAAATATTTAATCAATTGTTTTCCGGAATTGATAATGATACCGGACTATATTTAAATAATTTATATCTTCATGTTGATGGTTCTGAAGTTAATAGTTATTGTAGTGCCAGTGCTGAATATTTTAAAAATGATGATATATGGCATTATCCTTTAGTATCAGGAAAATATTTCACTGCTGATGATGTTAAGAACGGAAACAAAGTGGTTCTGATTGGTTCATCATTAGATGAATATTCCTATAAGAAAAATAATGAAAAATATATAAAAATTGAAGAAGAAGAATATAGAGTTGTCGGTATAATCGGCTTTGCAAATCAAGAATCAAGATGGGATAGAAGAATTGTAATGCCATGTACATCCCTTCCAAAGAATTGTTTTGAAGAATTTAACGATAATAAGTATTTGGGAATTTCTTTTATAATGTATAGCAATTTAGGTGATTATTCAAAGTCAGAAGAATTTATGAAAAGTCAAGGTAAAAGTATTCTTAAGGACTTTTCTTTTGAAGATTTGGGACAAATTCAAAGTAATAGTGATCAAGTGCTTAGTCAAGCAGCTGAAAATCCTGATAAGATTTTATCTATTGCTGTTATTGGTTACTTAGT from Ruminococcus bovis encodes the following:
- the pulA gene encoding type I pullulanase, which translates into the protein MLVSTVVVSSFAAATDEISSVSSSYARDNSYTKAAEDIDAEYAYSGDDLGVTYTKEATTFKVWSPTATDVKVNIYATGSDDEQGAHDIGTFVLEKMLVNGEWNGVWTLKLVGEWKELYYTYSITTTDTTHLGSDVTKTYETQDAYSRAVGVNGKRSMIVDLNDTDPDGWSKDSHVLLDKSTQSSVWELHIKDFSYDKSSGVSDANRGKYLAFTENGTTLNGEGKVSTCIDYLKNLGVTTVQLNPFNDFQTVNEAGDDTQYSLGYDPQNFNVPEGSYSSNPYDGNVRIKECKEMIKALHDAGISVVMDVVYNHTYSTDTCFQKTVPNYYYRMTTTGAFSNGSGYGNEGATERAMYRQYIIDSLKYWVNEYHIDGFNFDLMGVMDVETMNMAREVLDKIDPRITMWGEGWMNGDSYHPTNTCSGTKFYPAIQSNSTRLSDRIGIFNDSMRDGIKGDANNIKNSGFIQGAKLSAKGVGYGIRANSSGTYRWKAQAPSQCITYDSSHENATLYDQILGSTGLASYGTRNSNAIKMNKLAGAIIYTSQGISFTLAGEEMARSKGGDTNSNKSDAQANMIKWKNIVDNADVVSYYNGMMQIKSAFSPLTAMDTSYANNFVFTNKVNAATNLISFTVTNDVDGEWNKMAVIYNSARTPADVTLADTSVTDWVIIANGESAGLDSLGEVTGSTFTVPGYSAIVAVDKASYESTGIHSSNGKVKVNYVYEGTGEKLEDSVVLQGPIGSGYVTVPSVGVPDTYVLSNIKGDAEGKFDSSTKEVTYYYTDYIPESIKNADFNGDGKVNVKDLALLQKYVAKLKTPTVDEKTLDLNYDYKFDIKDTVMLAKAMVKKPVSTGKVTVNHYYTDDNGVQKKLADSVVYTGRVGSTYDSKAFKVVGYKVDTSRTPRVSGYIPFGKAEVNYYYLPSSLNITLHAKHNGWLTWTPYIWSWSSNLKGADSGNYQDVWPGDPMAMGENGWFDYNFTYRDAGTYNIIISDNATNQTIDYKGFVDNEMWIVIDDSAIMGGTYLTFYTDNPDTNPNAPIAEQVTLG
- a CDS encoding Fic family protein — its product is MISYTGLIEILKEKGHTKTDLTKELGISSRTIAKIGHGEKIADNVLKKIASFLECEVNSLYRNITDNPLLQILRDEKSIRLSGGLYHELQIRMTYNSNHIEGSKLSEDQTRMIFETNTINVGDGVPVDDVIETVNHFRAIDFVIDNAEKTLTEDIIKRLHYILKQSTRDSSLEWFAVGDYKKRANVVGGRETAKPKEVHSKIINLLTKYESLKSVTIDDIIQFHYDFERIHPFQDGNGRVGRLIAFKECLRFGIVPFIIEDSKKMFYYRGLSMWETEKGYLRGTCLDGQDTFKKLLSMFDINL
- a CDS encoding sensor histidine kinase produces the protein MDGTILALEDEAYCLTMIISILLVIKMTKKIDIVGIMKLLSTKVKVILLVFLWALFCFYTFINDYLSYQPRELLLAYSFFLYLIIFGSGLLIFMLIRNIKKKSYYENLSNIMDVRLTEQVKHYEQVEKTDNELRKFRHNYKNMKIGLMSLLNNKDTDGAKKYVADCDELLDIDYTLYQTGNSIINAILSDKAMKVKDKGITIKFTGLIPQTKISNTDLCIIFGNILDNAIEAVEKVDDNIAKEINIDVYKKKDYLFITVTNPTKTEVAIKDNKVVTSKDDKDNHGLGLSSVEETLKKYDGHLDLDCNNNKFTTSFDFCVV
- a CDS encoding LytR/AlgR family response regulator transcription factor, producing the protein MRIAICDDEALFLSQLKSKIYEYSNNHNLEPVVDEYTVGSNLINSNIKYDIIILDYQMDKIDGLETARQLRNGINEFACIIFLTNYGEISIDAYSVDTYRFVLKSTLWDGLYNALDDYRKRMSTGKSISVKSDRSYITVDTDDIVFIESQNRVTSIHLSDNNIIETKTPLSSIFESLPHTDFFRVHKSFIVSFRYITRRDFSSLNVTGYDYEIPVSRKYTADFKEAYYNYLKE
- a CDS encoding integrase core domain-containing protein, yielding MKSPFEIELNKLGINHKLIPPRTPWHNGKVERSHRNDQRYFYDWETFKNIEELNTKLKGHLEWSNNKTMRTLEYKSPMQLLSEKLELKSIN
- a CDS encoding helix-turn-helix domain-containing protein; the protein is MRTKKRKSEASRVYGVSLSSVKRWCKQYDGTWQSLLPKSRRPHSHPNRHTKREERQIRNSFKSAMKDMDGMEYTVI
- a CDS encoding ABC transporter permease codes for the protein MKLIMSRIKNSPLLSCLLVFGLVTSILLISIGTSFVSSLFYGEKTIDKNIAPNGEGYTLDGNLKKDCNNEIFNQLFSGIDNDTGLYLNNLYLHVDGSEVNSYCSASAEYFKNDDIWHYPLVSGKYFTADDVKNGNKVVLIGSSLDEYSYKKNNEKYIKIEEEEYRVVGIIGFANQESRWDRRIVMPCTSLPKNCFEEFNDNKYLGISFIMYSNLGDYSKSEEFMKSQGKSILKDFSFEDLGQIQSNSDQVLSQAAENPDKILSIAVIGYLVTLVFAINITIFWIEKRKYEISVRKAFGFTSGSIMKMIFTEMIGFAIISFIIAIIMQFVLSVVVGSIADYTLQLYLPNLVIGLVVVLVTALVTTLIPVIKAIKVEPAEALKAKEG